A window of the Rhineura floridana isolate rRhiFlo1 chromosome 13, rRhiFlo1.hap2, whole genome shotgun sequence genome harbors these coding sequences:
- the LDHD gene encoding probable D-lactate dehydrogenase, mitochondrial isoform X1, with the protein MALRRTLGCAVRRYSQGATKEWLTEDFLDSLRAVVGSANVSTAAAVLEQHGHDESIHRCCPPDAVVWPQNVEQVSLLATACYSRGAPIIPFGTGTGLEGGVSAVKGGVCLNLTQMDQISELNTEDFTVAVEPGVTRKALNSFLRGSGLWFPVDPGADASLCGMAATGASGTNAVRYGTMRQNVLNLQVVLPDGRVLHTAGQNRRPRKSAAGYHLTGLFVGSEGTLGLITQATLRLHGIPEATVAAVCAFPSVQAAVDSTVQVLQAGIPIARIEFLDDVQMGACNCYSGLSYAELPTLFLEFHGTENGVDEQVQATGEIVQSNGGSDFMWAREQEACNQLWAARHNAFYAALALRPGWKAYSTDVCVPISRLPAILVETKTDLLESKITGPIVGHVGDGNFHCLLLFDPEDAEESQRVVDFAKRLARRALAMDGTCTGEHGIGLGKRQLLREEVGEVALSTMQQIKATLDPKNLMNPGKVLL; encoded by the exons ATGGCTCTGCGGAGGACGCTCGGCTGCGCGGTCCGCCGCTACTCGCAAGGAGCGACCAAG GAATGGCTGACAGAGGACTTCCTTGATTCTCTGAGAGCGGTGGTGGGGAGCGCCAATGTGTCCACGGCTGCGGCTGTTCTTGAGCAACATGGCCATGACGAATCCATACACAG GTGCTGCCCGCCGGATGCTGTGGTCTGGCCCCAGAATGTGGAGCAGGTCAGTTTGCTGGCTACGGCATGCTACAGCCGTGGTGCTCCCATCATTCCCTTTGGCACGGGCACAGGCCTGGAAGGTGGTGTGAGTGCTGTGAAG GGTGGCGTGTGCTTGAACTTGACCCAAATGGACCAGATCTCTGAGCTGAACACGGAGGACTTCACCGTGGCTGTAGAGCCAGGGGTGACCCGGAAGGCACTGAACAGCTTCCTGAGAGGCAGCGGACTCTGGTTTCCTGTAG ACCCTGGGGCTGATGCTTCTCTCTGCGGCATGGCAGCCACAGGCGCCTCGGGCACAAATGCTGTGCGCTATGGCACCATGCGCCAAAACGTGCTCAACCTGCAAGTGGTGCTGCCCGACGGGAGAGTGCTTCACACGGCTGGCCAGAACCGGAGGCCCAG GAAAAGTGCTGCTGGCTACCACCTAACGGGGCTCTTTGTAGGCTCAGAAGGGACACTAGGGCTCATCACCCAGGCCACGCTGCGCCTGCACGGCATCCCTGAGGCCACTGTGGCGGCTGTCTGTGCCTTTCCTAGTGTGCAAGCTGCGGTGGACAGCACTGTGCAGGTTCTTCAAGCTGGGATCCCCATTGCCCGCATTG AGTTCCTGGATGATGTTCAGATGGGTGCCTGTAACTGCTACAGCGGCCTGAGTTATGCAGAGCTGCCCACCCTCTTCCTGGAGTTCCACGGCACTGAAAATGGTGTGGATGAGCAGGTGCAAGCAACAG GGGAGATTGTGCAGTCGAACGGTGGCTCAGACTTCATGTGGGCACGGGAACAGGAAGCTTGCAATCAGCTGTGGGCAGCACGGCACAACGCCTTCTATGCTGCCCTGGCCCTCCGCCCTGGCTGGAAG GCCTACTCAACTGACGTCTGTGTTCCAATCTCCCGCCTCCCTGCAATCCTGGTGGAAACGAAGACAGACTTACTGGAGTCGAAGATCACAG GTCCCATTGTTGGCCATGTGGGTGATGGGAACTTCCACTGTCTCTTGCTTTTTGATCCAGAAGATGCTGAAGAGAGCCAGAGAGTGGTGGACTTTGCCAAACGACTGGCCAG ACGTGCATTGGCAATGGATGGCACATGCACAGGTGAACATGGCATAGGCCTGGGCAAACGTCAGCTTTTGCGTGAGGAAGTAGGCGAGGTGGCACTGTCCACCATGCAGCAGATCAAGGCGACGCTAGACCCTAAAAACCTCATGAATCCAGGAAAGGTGTTGCTGTGA
- the LDHD gene encoding probable D-lactate dehydrogenase, mitochondrial isoform X3, whose amino-acid sequence MALRRTLGCAVRRYSQGATKEWLTEDFLDSLRAVVGSANVSTAAAVLEQHGHDESIHRCCPPDAVVWPQNVEQVSLLATACYSRGAPIIPFGTGTGLEGGVSAVKGGVCLNLTQMDQISELNTEDFTVAVEPGVTRKALNSFLRGSGLWFPVDPGADASLCGMAATGASGTNAVRYGTMRQNVLNLQVVLPDGRVLHTAGQNRRPRKSAAGYHLTGLFVGSEGTLGLITQATLRLHGIPEATVAAVCAFPSVQAAVDSTVQVLQAGIPIARIEFLDDVQMGACNCYSGLSYAELPTLFLEFHGTENGVDEQVQATGEIVQSNGGSDFMWAREQEACNQLWAARHNAFYAALALRPGWKAYSTDVCVPISRLPAILVETKTDLLESKITGPIVGHVGDGNFHCLLLFDPEDAEESQRVVDFAKRLARQARGIITAHGHVPVSRTRVQEHSPLLRLPATGFQKHTAS is encoded by the exons ATGGCTCTGCGGAGGACGCTCGGCTGCGCGGTCCGCCGCTACTCGCAAGGAGCGACCAAG GAATGGCTGACAGAGGACTTCCTTGATTCTCTGAGAGCGGTGGTGGGGAGCGCCAATGTGTCCACGGCTGCGGCTGTTCTTGAGCAACATGGCCATGACGAATCCATACACAG GTGCTGCCCGCCGGATGCTGTGGTCTGGCCCCAGAATGTGGAGCAGGTCAGTTTGCTGGCTACGGCATGCTACAGCCGTGGTGCTCCCATCATTCCCTTTGGCACGGGCACAGGCCTGGAAGGTGGTGTGAGTGCTGTGAAG GGTGGCGTGTGCTTGAACTTGACCCAAATGGACCAGATCTCTGAGCTGAACACGGAGGACTTCACCGTGGCTGTAGAGCCAGGGGTGACCCGGAAGGCACTGAACAGCTTCCTGAGAGGCAGCGGACTCTGGTTTCCTGTAG ACCCTGGGGCTGATGCTTCTCTCTGCGGCATGGCAGCCACAGGCGCCTCGGGCACAAATGCTGTGCGCTATGGCACCATGCGCCAAAACGTGCTCAACCTGCAAGTGGTGCTGCCCGACGGGAGAGTGCTTCACACGGCTGGCCAGAACCGGAGGCCCAG GAAAAGTGCTGCTGGCTACCACCTAACGGGGCTCTTTGTAGGCTCAGAAGGGACACTAGGGCTCATCACCCAGGCCACGCTGCGCCTGCACGGCATCCCTGAGGCCACTGTGGCGGCTGTCTGTGCCTTTCCTAGTGTGCAAGCTGCGGTGGACAGCACTGTGCAGGTTCTTCAAGCTGGGATCCCCATTGCCCGCATTG AGTTCCTGGATGATGTTCAGATGGGTGCCTGTAACTGCTACAGCGGCCTGAGTTATGCAGAGCTGCCCACCCTCTTCCTGGAGTTCCACGGCACTGAAAATGGTGTGGATGAGCAGGTGCAAGCAACAG GGGAGATTGTGCAGTCGAACGGTGGCTCAGACTTCATGTGGGCACGGGAACAGGAAGCTTGCAATCAGCTGTGGGCAGCACGGCACAACGCCTTCTATGCTGCCCTGGCCCTCCGCCCTGGCTGGAAG GCCTACTCAACTGACGTCTGTGTTCCAATCTCCCGCCTCCCTGCAATCCTGGTGGAAACGAAGACAGACTTACTGGAGTCGAAGATCACAG GTCCCATTGTTGGCCATGTGGGTGATGGGAACTTCCACTGTCTCTTGCTTTTTGATCCAGAAGATGCTGAAGAGAGCCAGAGAGTGGTGGACTTTGCCAAACGACTGGCCAG gcaagcaagaggtatcatCACAGCTCATGGACACGTTCCAgtcagcaggacccgagtgcaagaacactctcccctcctgaggcttccggcaactggttttcagaaacatactgcctcttga
- the LDHD gene encoding probable D-lactate dehydrogenase, mitochondrial isoform X5 produces MALRRTLGCAVRRYSQGATKEWLTEDFLDSLRAVVGSANVSTAAAVLEQHGHDESIHRCCPPDAVVWPQNVEQVSLLATACYSRGAPIIPFGTGTGLEGGVSAVKGGVCLNLTQMDQISELNTEDFTVAVEPGVTRKALNSFLRGSGLWFPVDPGADASLCGMAATGASGTNAVRYGTMRQNVLNLQVVLPDGRVLHTAGQNRRPRKSAAGYHLTGLFVGSEGTLGLITQATLRLHGIPEATVAAVCAFPSVQAAVDSTVQVLQAGIPIARIEFLDDVQMGACNCYSGLSYAELPTLFLEFHGTENGVDEQVQATGEIVQSNGGSDFMWAREQEACNQLWAARHNAFYAALALRPGWKAYSTDVCVPISRLPAILVETKTDLLESKITEDAEESQRVVDFAKRLARQARGIITAHGHVPVSRTRVQEHSPLLRLPATGFQKHTAS; encoded by the exons ATGGCTCTGCGGAGGACGCTCGGCTGCGCGGTCCGCCGCTACTCGCAAGGAGCGACCAAG GAATGGCTGACAGAGGACTTCCTTGATTCTCTGAGAGCGGTGGTGGGGAGCGCCAATGTGTCCACGGCTGCGGCTGTTCTTGAGCAACATGGCCATGACGAATCCATACACAG GTGCTGCCCGCCGGATGCTGTGGTCTGGCCCCAGAATGTGGAGCAGGTCAGTTTGCTGGCTACGGCATGCTACAGCCGTGGTGCTCCCATCATTCCCTTTGGCACGGGCACAGGCCTGGAAGGTGGTGTGAGTGCTGTGAAG GGTGGCGTGTGCTTGAACTTGACCCAAATGGACCAGATCTCTGAGCTGAACACGGAGGACTTCACCGTGGCTGTAGAGCCAGGGGTGACCCGGAAGGCACTGAACAGCTTCCTGAGAGGCAGCGGACTCTGGTTTCCTGTAG ACCCTGGGGCTGATGCTTCTCTCTGCGGCATGGCAGCCACAGGCGCCTCGGGCACAAATGCTGTGCGCTATGGCACCATGCGCCAAAACGTGCTCAACCTGCAAGTGGTGCTGCCCGACGGGAGAGTGCTTCACACGGCTGGCCAGAACCGGAGGCCCAG GAAAAGTGCTGCTGGCTACCACCTAACGGGGCTCTTTGTAGGCTCAGAAGGGACACTAGGGCTCATCACCCAGGCCACGCTGCGCCTGCACGGCATCCCTGAGGCCACTGTGGCGGCTGTCTGTGCCTTTCCTAGTGTGCAAGCTGCGGTGGACAGCACTGTGCAGGTTCTTCAAGCTGGGATCCCCATTGCCCGCATTG AGTTCCTGGATGATGTTCAGATGGGTGCCTGTAACTGCTACAGCGGCCTGAGTTATGCAGAGCTGCCCACCCTCTTCCTGGAGTTCCACGGCACTGAAAATGGTGTGGATGAGCAGGTGCAAGCAACAG GGGAGATTGTGCAGTCGAACGGTGGCTCAGACTTCATGTGGGCACGGGAACAGGAAGCTTGCAATCAGCTGTGGGCAGCACGGCACAACGCCTTCTATGCTGCCCTGGCCCTCCGCCCTGGCTGGAAG GCCTACTCAACTGACGTCTGTGTTCCAATCTCCCGCCTCCCTGCAATCCTGGTGGAAACGAAGACAGACTTACTGGAGTCGAAGATCACAG AAGATGCTGAAGAGAGCCAGAGAGTGGTGGACTTTGCCAAACGACTGGCCAG gcaagcaagaggtatcatCACAGCTCATGGACACGTTCCAgtcagcaggacccgagtgcaagaacactctcccctcctgaggcttccggcaactggttttcagaaacatactgcctcttga
- the LDHD gene encoding probable D-lactate dehydrogenase, mitochondrial isoform X6 translates to MALRRTLGCAVRRYSQGATKEWLTEDFLDSLRAVVGSANVSTAAAVLEQHGHDESIHRCCPPDAVVWPQNVEQVSLLATACYSRGAPIIPFGTGTGLEGGVSAVKGGVCLNLTQMDQISELNTEDFTVAVEPGVTRKALNSFLRGSGLWFPVDPGADASLCGMAATGASGTNAVRYGTMRQNVLNLQVVLPDGRVLHTAGQNRRPRKSAAGYHLTGLFVGSEGTLGLITQATLRLHGIPEATVAAVCAFPSVQAAVDSTVQVLQAGIPIARIEFLDDVQMGACNCYSGLSYAELPTLFLEFHGTENGVDEQVQATGEIVQSNGGSDFMWAREQEACNQLWAARHNAFYAALALRPGWKAYSTDVCVPISRLPAILVETKTDLLESKITDVHWQWMAHAQVNMA, encoded by the exons ATGGCTCTGCGGAGGACGCTCGGCTGCGCGGTCCGCCGCTACTCGCAAGGAGCGACCAAG GAATGGCTGACAGAGGACTTCCTTGATTCTCTGAGAGCGGTGGTGGGGAGCGCCAATGTGTCCACGGCTGCGGCTGTTCTTGAGCAACATGGCCATGACGAATCCATACACAG GTGCTGCCCGCCGGATGCTGTGGTCTGGCCCCAGAATGTGGAGCAGGTCAGTTTGCTGGCTACGGCATGCTACAGCCGTGGTGCTCCCATCATTCCCTTTGGCACGGGCACAGGCCTGGAAGGTGGTGTGAGTGCTGTGAAG GGTGGCGTGTGCTTGAACTTGACCCAAATGGACCAGATCTCTGAGCTGAACACGGAGGACTTCACCGTGGCTGTAGAGCCAGGGGTGACCCGGAAGGCACTGAACAGCTTCCTGAGAGGCAGCGGACTCTGGTTTCCTGTAG ACCCTGGGGCTGATGCTTCTCTCTGCGGCATGGCAGCCACAGGCGCCTCGGGCACAAATGCTGTGCGCTATGGCACCATGCGCCAAAACGTGCTCAACCTGCAAGTGGTGCTGCCCGACGGGAGAGTGCTTCACACGGCTGGCCAGAACCGGAGGCCCAG GAAAAGTGCTGCTGGCTACCACCTAACGGGGCTCTTTGTAGGCTCAGAAGGGACACTAGGGCTCATCACCCAGGCCACGCTGCGCCTGCACGGCATCCCTGAGGCCACTGTGGCGGCTGTCTGTGCCTTTCCTAGTGTGCAAGCTGCGGTGGACAGCACTGTGCAGGTTCTTCAAGCTGGGATCCCCATTGCCCGCATTG AGTTCCTGGATGATGTTCAGATGGGTGCCTGTAACTGCTACAGCGGCCTGAGTTATGCAGAGCTGCCCACCCTCTTCCTGGAGTTCCACGGCACTGAAAATGGTGTGGATGAGCAGGTGCAAGCAACAG GGGAGATTGTGCAGTCGAACGGTGGCTCAGACTTCATGTGGGCACGGGAACAGGAAGCTTGCAATCAGCTGTGGGCAGCACGGCACAACGCCTTCTATGCTGCCCTGGCCCTCCGCCCTGGCTGGAAG GCCTACTCAACTGACGTCTGTGTTCCAATCTCCCGCCTCCCTGCAATCCTGGTGGAAACGAAGACAGACTTACTGGAGTCGAAGATCACAG ACGTGCATTGGCAATGGATGGCACATGCACAGGTGAACATGGCATAG
- the LDHD gene encoding probable D-lactate dehydrogenase, mitochondrial isoform X4 — MALRRTLGCAVRRYSQGATKEWLTEDFLDSLRAVVGSANVSTAAAVLEQHGHDESIHRCCPPDAVVWPQNVEQVSLLATACYSRGAPIIPFGTGTGLEGGVSAVKGGVCLNLTQMDQISELNTEDFTVAVEPGVTRKALNSFLRGSGLWFPVDPGADASLCGMAATGASGTNAVRYGTMRQNVLNLQVVLPDGRVLHTAGQNRRPRKSAAGYHLTGLFVGSEGTLGLITQATLRLHGIPEATVAAVCAFPSVQAAVDSTVQVLQAGIPIARIEFLDDVQMGACNCYSGLSYAELPTLFLEFHGTENGVDEQVQATGEIVQSNGGSDFMWAREQEACNQLWAARHNAFYAALALRPGWKAYSTDVCVPISRLPAILVETKTDLLESKITEDAEESQRVVDFAKRLARRALAMDGTCTGEHGIGLGKRQLLREEVGEVALSTMQQIKATLDPKNLMNPGKVLL, encoded by the exons ATGGCTCTGCGGAGGACGCTCGGCTGCGCGGTCCGCCGCTACTCGCAAGGAGCGACCAAG GAATGGCTGACAGAGGACTTCCTTGATTCTCTGAGAGCGGTGGTGGGGAGCGCCAATGTGTCCACGGCTGCGGCTGTTCTTGAGCAACATGGCCATGACGAATCCATACACAG GTGCTGCCCGCCGGATGCTGTGGTCTGGCCCCAGAATGTGGAGCAGGTCAGTTTGCTGGCTACGGCATGCTACAGCCGTGGTGCTCCCATCATTCCCTTTGGCACGGGCACAGGCCTGGAAGGTGGTGTGAGTGCTGTGAAG GGTGGCGTGTGCTTGAACTTGACCCAAATGGACCAGATCTCTGAGCTGAACACGGAGGACTTCACCGTGGCTGTAGAGCCAGGGGTGACCCGGAAGGCACTGAACAGCTTCCTGAGAGGCAGCGGACTCTGGTTTCCTGTAG ACCCTGGGGCTGATGCTTCTCTCTGCGGCATGGCAGCCACAGGCGCCTCGGGCACAAATGCTGTGCGCTATGGCACCATGCGCCAAAACGTGCTCAACCTGCAAGTGGTGCTGCCCGACGGGAGAGTGCTTCACACGGCTGGCCAGAACCGGAGGCCCAG GAAAAGTGCTGCTGGCTACCACCTAACGGGGCTCTTTGTAGGCTCAGAAGGGACACTAGGGCTCATCACCCAGGCCACGCTGCGCCTGCACGGCATCCCTGAGGCCACTGTGGCGGCTGTCTGTGCCTTTCCTAGTGTGCAAGCTGCGGTGGACAGCACTGTGCAGGTTCTTCAAGCTGGGATCCCCATTGCCCGCATTG AGTTCCTGGATGATGTTCAGATGGGTGCCTGTAACTGCTACAGCGGCCTGAGTTATGCAGAGCTGCCCACCCTCTTCCTGGAGTTCCACGGCACTGAAAATGGTGTGGATGAGCAGGTGCAAGCAACAG GGGAGATTGTGCAGTCGAACGGTGGCTCAGACTTCATGTGGGCACGGGAACAGGAAGCTTGCAATCAGCTGTGGGCAGCACGGCACAACGCCTTCTATGCTGCCCTGGCCCTCCGCCCTGGCTGGAAG GCCTACTCAACTGACGTCTGTGTTCCAATCTCCCGCCTCCCTGCAATCCTGGTGGAAACGAAGACAGACTTACTGGAGTCGAAGATCACAG AAGATGCTGAAGAGAGCCAGAGAGTGGTGGACTTTGCCAAACGACTGGCCAG ACGTGCATTGGCAATGGATGGCACATGCACAGGTGAACATGGCATAGGCCTGGGCAAACGTCAGCTTTTGCGTGAGGAAGTAGGCGAGGTGGCACTGTCCACCATGCAGCAGATCAAGGCGACGCTAGACCCTAAAAACCTCATGAATCCAGGAAAGGTGTTGCTGTGA